The Brassica napus cultivar Da-Ae chromosome C7, Da-Ae, whole genome shotgun sequence genome has a segment encoding these proteins:
- the LOC111207600 gene encoding uncharacterized protein LOC111207600 translates to MTVSFHARSNSVPSLQHPQAAYVDEQLTRLRSSEAVSSSSSSSIYQRLSNLQDLYDSLEKMIRLSITNQALSQDQIEKLIDGSLMILDLCNAAKDALSQMKEGLKEIQSILRRKRGDLSAEVKKYLATRKSLKKSFQKVLKNLKVGQNKETTGRSLVVFGQTEGVTVALFESLFSFMSGSKACGKWSLVSKIMSQNKATCEAEANEFTRVDYVFQSEKLLKMEDVQMLESCIQDLEDGIESLSKSMIKYRVSLLNIV, encoded by the coding sequence atgactgtTTCTTTTCATGCTCGTTCTAACAGCGTCCCCTCTTTACAACACCCACAAGCTGCTTATGTCGATGAGCAGTTGACCAGATTAAGATCTTCTGAGGCAGTCTCTTCATCTTCCAGCTCTTCCATCTACCAAAGACTAAGCAACCTTCAAGATTTATATGATTCTCTTGAGAAAATGATTCGCCTATCTATCACCAACCAGGCTTTATCTCAAGATCAGATCGAGAAGCTTATTGATGGATCCCTCATGATCTTGGATTTGTGCAACGCCGCCAAGGACGCTTTGTCGCAGATGAAAGAAGGTCTCAAAGAGATTCAATCTATTCTACGGAGAAAGCGTGGAGATCTATCAGCGGAGGTCAAGAAATACTTAGCCACAAGAAAGTCTCTCAAAAAGTCATTCCAAAAAGTGCTCAAGAACTTGAAAGTGGGACAGAACAAAGAGACCACGGGTAGATCATTGGTTGTGTTTGGACAAACAGAAGGTGTAACAGTTGCTTTGTTTGAATCTCTGTTTAGTTTCATGTCCGGATCAAAGGCCTGTGGAAAATGGTCATTGGTTTCGAAGATTATGAGCCAGAACAAAGCTACATGTGAAGCTGAAGCAAATGAATTCACAAGAGTGGATTATGTGTTTCAATCTGAGAAGTTATTGAAGATGGAAGATGTGCAGATGCTAGAGTCGTGCATTCAAGATCTTGAAGATGGAATTGAGTCACTCTCAAAGTCAATGATCAAATACAGAGTCTCACTTCTTAACATCGTATAG